Part of the Roseofilum capinflatum BLCC-M114 genome, TGTGGAATTTGCCCAGGGGGGAATTAGAACAAACCTTCTCCGGTCATAGCTCCTATGTTAATGCCGTAGCGGTGACCCCGGATGGGGAGCGGGTGATTTCCGGTTCATGGGACAAGACCCTGAAACTGTGGAATTTGCCCAGGGGGGAATTAGAACAAACCTTCTCCGGTCATAGCTCCTATGTTAATGCCGTAGCGGTGACCCCGGATGGGGAGCGGGTGATTTCCGGTTCATGGGACAAGACCCTAAAACTGTGGAATTTGCACAGTGGGCAAGTGATAGCTAACTTTTCTGGAGACGGTTCTATCCGTTGCTGCGCCCTTTCCCCAGATGGCCAGACCATCATTGCCGGTGAATCATCCGGTCGCATCCATTTCCTACGCCCAGTGGGACTGGAGCCAAACCCATGAACACCGCTTCCCTGCTCGCGGCTACCCCTAGGGAGTTTCACGCCCATCTGCGGCAGGTGCTGAACCAGTTCCAGCCCCGTCCCCAGGTCTCGGCTGCCTTTGAGCGGTTTTGTACCCGCCACCCACGGGGCTACTTCACCCTCATCGGCCCCCCCGGAACCGGTAAAACCGCCCTCCTGGCCCACATGGCCACCACCCGTCCCCTGGTCATCTACTACAGCGCCCAACTGCCGGGAAAAGCCCAAGCCGACACCTTTCTGCATACCCTCTGCACCCAACTGGCCCAAATTGCTCGCACCCACGGCATCCCCGTGCCAGACTCTCCCAGGGCCGACAGTAGCCAGTTTGCCCACCTGCTGCAAACCCTCAGCGACCATCTCCCCCCCCAGGACAAGCTCATCCTGGCCCTAGACGGCTGTGACCTAATTGACCTGCGCCACCAACCCCCCGGCACGAACCTTTTTTATCTGCCCCGCTATCTCCCCCATCGGGTGTATGTCATCCTGGCCCGTCGTCCCTTCCTCCCCAGTCAATCGCGCATTTTAACGGAATCCCCCCAGCAGCGCCTACATCTGCTCGACGATGCCGACAGCACCCGCCAGGCAATCCGCGCCTATATCGATGCTTATTTTAATACCCATTCTCTCCCCAATAACCCCCAACTCTACGACGACCTGGTAAGGTTGAGCGAAAATAATTTCATGTTTCTGAGCCAAATTTTACCAAGTCTTCCGCAAATCTCCCACCCCTTCCAACCCTCTCCACCGGGCTTAGTCACCTACTATGAACAGCACCTCACCCAGATGAACCTCACCTCATCAAGCCTGAAACCGGCGCTCCTCCAGCACCTCGCCACTGCCTCAGATGCCTGCTCTGCGGAAGCCCTAGCCACCGCCCTCGATGAAGACGAGTACGACATCGAGACCATCTTGCAGGAATGGACACCCTTTTTACAGGTGGAAGAAGCAGCCAGTGAACCGGTGTATCGGTTGTATCATCGCCATTTTGCCCAGTGGATTGGGGTAGGGAGATGGGGAGATGGGGAGATGGGGGAATGGGGGGACTAGAAACCCAGTTTCAAAGGGGGACTTACCTATTGCCTATTGCCTATTGCCTATTGCCTATTGCCTATTCCCCATTCCCTATTCCCTATTCCCCCATTCCCCATTCCCCATTCCCTATTCCCTATTCCCCATTCCCCATTCCCTATTCCCCATTCCCCATTCCCCATTCCCCATTCCCCATTCCCCATTCCCTATTCCCTATTCCCCCATTCCCCCATTCCCCCATTCCCCCATTCCCCCATTCCCCCACGACAGCGCGAAGCTCTGTATTCTCAAAATGGGGGATCGTCCTCTTCATCTACCGATTCTAAATAGGGAGAGTCAGCCTCAAAACTTTCCGGTTGGGGTAACGTCACCTTTTCTGCAATATCCATGATTTCTCCCTGGAAAAACTCGGCGAATTGTTCGGCGGCTTGTCTAACTTTATGCTTTTCCTGTTGTTGTTCTGGATCTAAATTCGGTGCAGGTGGAGGAGTCGGCGATCGCTTCATCACCGATATCTACTTACTCTGTGCTGACTATGCCGATTATATCCACTGTCAAGAGCGCGTCAGTGATGCCTATCAAGACCGGGCAAGCAGGACAGCGCCCTTCGACTTCGCTCAGGACAGCGCCTGCGGGAGAAGGGGGTAGGGGGATGAGGGGCAATCGTTATATCACTCATTTAGGTTTGCTATATAGCTAGTCTAAATGAGTTGTGCAACTGGAAATGCCCTCTCCCCCCCTCCATAAATTTCTTCTGTCACTCTCCGATAATGAAGATAGAATAAAATAGAGTATCAATAGCTAAAAGCGAGATAGAGCAATGGATGTAGAGTTACAGATCTTAAAACATTTGCCGCTTTATCCCTCTTCTTTCACTCTAGGCAGAGGAAAATAAGAAATCAGGCTCAAGGGAGAGAGGAAAGAGGGCAAGACCAGCAAGATTAATCAAGGAAATTAATCGTGGGAATCCCAAAGATAAGTGACCAATAGGAAAGACCTCTAACCAAGAGAGAATTAAGTTAAAGCACATCAAAGGAAGAAGAAGTAGACGGAGATTGTTTAAGCCACTCTTCCAGTTTTTATTCGAGTCCCAATGGGGATGTTGATGACTCGCTTCAATCAAAATTTCTTCGGAAGGAGTTGGTGGTTGTGAAGCAGAAGAAATGAAAGGAGGAGCCATCAATGTAACCAACAAGTAGGCCGTACAAATCATTTCCCACCATCGTTCAATGTGAGGATAATGAGTCAAGCGAAAATCGGCCCACCCTAATTCATGTTTACACTGTCGAAAGCCATATTCAACCCAAGTTCTTTCTCCATAAATATTTCCCACGTTTGAGTATTTCAAGTGGGGAATATTACTCATGACAAAGCTGGTAGAATTGTCGGGTAAGGTCTGAGGATCTGTTGTCACTTCCCAATAAGTAGGCTTACCTCGTTGCCCAAAAATAATTTCTCGCACGTAGCGAATTTCTTTTTTTTCATCGCTCATAATGCGCTCGAATTTTCTCCATCGATTCGCTCTTACCCTTGCTCCAGAAGGAAGCCAGACCCCATGATTACTTCGTATAGCTACCATATAATCAAGTCCTAATCTTTCTAATTTCCTGATAAACTTTTCTTCACTTTCTCCATATAAGCTATCTGATAGAACTCCTTTAATCCCAAAACCTAATTCCACTATTTTTTCAATAAGTTCTCCAGCAATTTCCGGTTTAGTTTTATATTTCTCTCCTTCCTTTAGGCGTTTTTTAGGCTTGAATATTTTAAATAATATAGGGAACCCTATTCCTTCGAGAAATCCATAAGCAACTACGGATACTATCCCCGATTCTATTTTTTCCAAACGACCTAGATATTGACGAGATACATAGTCAGTTTTATATCCGATAATATCCCTACATGAAGTTCCTTGAATGCCTCATAACTTCTAACATCTGAAAATAGATTTCTATAGAAATCGCAATATTTATCAATCATAGAGAGGGTCGGTTGAACCGCTCTTGGTGCAATCCTAGTTCTGATCAGGCTTTCAGCCTTTTTTCTTTATTATACTCTTCCCAGAGTGAAAGAAGAGGGTTATACCCAAATCTTGTAGACTGACGACTATTTTGTATTCATGTCCGCTTGCGGAAACCCGCACGAACCCACCATGTCTCTACAGTAAACAGAAAGTAGCAACCATTTAAGGATTTGATATAACGGGGGGAATGGGAAAACCATGGTCAGGGGTGCAACTGTAACAGGGATAACCATCCGGGTCATACCATAATCCATCATTGGGTAGAAAAAAGAAACCATCCTGGGTGCTGGGAGGATTGGGAAAACCATTTTCAGGGGTACAGGAGTGGCAGATCCCACCATCGGGAGCAATCCACTGGCGAGCTTGAGTATGCCAATAGATTGCACCGGTTGCATGGTAAATTGGCATATCCCGATCGACTTCAATCCAGAGGAATTCATGATGGCGGTCAAAATGACATTTTCCTTTTCTTCCGGTACTATTGATTCGCCAGTAGACTTCATTGCCCTGTTGTCCGGTAATCTGGACATCAGCACGGTAAGTATCAAAGCGATTCATGACCTCGTTTTTGCACCATCCTGGACGTTGCTCTGGTAAATTGACTTGAGCGCGAACGGGAAGCGTGTCTAAAAAGAGGGTTGTCCATCCCGCTAACAGCCAGAAACCCATATGAACAATCTTTTTCTTCATAGAATTTTCATACCAATTGATAGAACTAGATTTGTAATATATTCAGTATATATCCCTCTTTTATCACTGTAAGTCCCTATGTTAGATCTTAATGAACGTTTGGCGATTGTGCGGCAAGTTCCCATTTTTCAGGAAATTGAGAACGAGGAAATTTTGGAACATCTTAATGCTGCTTTATTGGAGTTATGGTATCCTTCCGGTCATCTGATTCTGGATGAAGGGCGCAAGGGAGGATTGCTGTATATTCTGTTGTCGGGGAAAGTTGAAGTCGTGAAGGATCGTGCCGTGTTAGCCCAACTGGGTAAGGGAGATTTTTTCGGCGAGATGTCGATTTTCAATGCGGCTCCCCTGTCGGCTTCTGTGCGGGCGGTGGATGAGTGCGAGGTGTTGTTGTTAACTCAGCAACAGTTGTATGAGGCGATCGAGGTTTCCCCAGGGGTGGCTGTTTATATTATCCGCATTTTGTGTAGGCGGGTGAATCAGATGAATCAAGCGTTATCGGAGTTTCAACAGGCTCAGAAATCTTAAGGAACCAGAAACCCGACTTGTTGAAGAAGCCGGGTTTCTGAGGGCCCGATCGCTTAGATCTTAAGCACCCGCTAGGACTAAATCTACTTCGTCTGTGCCATCGGTTGCCCCTTGACCGGAGGTGATTTGCTCACCATTGACTTCTACTGCCAAAGGAGTATCGTCAAGGGTAATATTGTAGTCTGTTGCATCAGCCGTATAACCTACACTGGCAATCATTTGCCGCCCGGCATCGGTATAGACAAAGGCTAACATTTGATTTTTTTCTTGTTGATTATCGAAAGCCCAAATCACCATATACTGGGTATCTTGATAGTCGAAGATTTTGGGCGGACGGGTGGGCACATAGCGCCCTGGAGCGCCAAAACTTGCATCTAAGAAGCCTTGTACGGACTCTGGTTCAACGCTGACATATTGAATGACTGGCTCTTCAGGGGAGAAGGTGGCCATCTGAGCGGCAGCCGCTTGCTCTGCTTCTTCTGCTGCTGCTTCATCATTGAGGTCTCCTTCTACGGGTTCTTCTTTGTCTCGATTGCGTAAGTAGTCAACGGCTAGTTTTGTGCCAATTCCACCGACGGCGGCGACACCAGCGCCAATGAGTAGGTTGCGAAGCTTCATGTTTTCTCCTGATGGTTAGAGAGCATGGGTTTAATCTACCATTCCCCGCCCGTTTTGGTTAAATTCAACGACGGTTTGCTCGGAGAGGGGATGGGTGGTCATCTCTTGTAGAAGATTGAGGGGGACGGTAATCACGTTTGCCCCAGCTTGTAGGGCGGATGCGGCTTCGTCGGGGGATTTGAGGCTGGCGGCTAGGATTTGGGTATTGCTGCCTTGTAAAACTTGAGCCATGGCTTGGACGAGGGCTAGGCCATCCCCTAGGAGTCGGGTGGCGCGGTTGACGTAGGCGATCGCATATTTGGCTCCGGCATCTTGGGCGATCGCCGCTTGTGCTGCACTATAAATAGCGGTAACGGAACAGTTCATCTGTGGCGATAGCTTGGCAGTGGCTTGAAACCCGATCGCCGTTGCCGGAATTTTTAACACGGTTTTTTCGCCAATCATCTCATAGGCCCGTTCGGCTTCCGCAAGCATCCCCTCATAGGTGGAGGCGGTGAGTTGATAGAATAATTCGTAGGGAGCGATCGCCGCCAATTGGGTTAACGTTTCTTCTGGAGATGAGTCACTTTTGGCTAACAGGGTGGGGTTGGTCGTAATTCCCTTCACCCATCCCCATTGAATCGCGGTTTGTGCGTCAGAAATTGAGGCAGAATCGAGATAAATTGCCATGGATACTTAATCTTCTTCTAGGTTTAACCTTAATTGAGCGATCGCACTTGGAGATACCTGAGTATGATCTCAGCACGGGGAGCAAACCCATCTCCCATATCCCCAGCATAAGCCAGGGTTACCCGGAACACCTGTCCTTGAGATTGGCCCAGATAGACCATACCGAGGATATTATCTTCAGCATGAATAAAGGCGATCGCCTTTTTCATCCAAGGATAAACGAGAATCTCCGGCTCTGTATAGTCTGCCTGGTGTTGCCAACCATTACTTACCAACAATCCGCGATCGCCCGTGACTCCCGCTTCTAGCTCCTCCAAGGTCATTTCTCCAGGAGGAAAAAACACATGAACTTGAGCGTTAGGAACCTCAAAAAACACCCCACACCCCTCATCACTACAAGCCGTATTAACCATTAAATTCTCAGGATAGTACGTCAGCACAGGAATAGACTCTTGCTGATAGAGCTTTAGGGTAATCTCTTGTGGTTCTCCCTCCACAAAAATCGTTTCTGTCTTCGTTTGGGGTAAATCACTCACTAAGGAAGTCTCAGCAGAACTCACCGCCACACTCCCTGGGTTAGGTGCGGAGGCTTCCGGCACACTACACCCCACCATCAAGACTAACCCAACTCCCAAAAGGCGATCGCCTAAAAATTTATTCATCATTCCTCCTGCTTCAATAATCCAAGTAGTCCGACGACCAACAGGGAACCGTTGCTAACAATTCTCCCATAGCTTCACCCTCTAAAGGTTTAGACAAAAAATAACCTTGCACTTCTTCACACCCCATTTTAGACAATTGCGTTAATTGGGAAGCCGTTTCCACACCTTCAGCCGTCACTGTAATATTTAAATGATGCGCTAACGTAATAATCGCTTCGACAATCGCTGCATTTTCTCCCTGTTCCCCCATATGACTAATAAACGAGCGATCGATTTTCAACGTATCAATCGGAAACCGATGTAAATAA contains:
- a CDS encoding WD40 repeat domain-containing protein, encoding WNLPRGELEQTFSGHSSYVNAVAVTPDGERVISGSWDKTLKLWNLPRGELEQTFSGHSSYVNAVAVTPDGERVISGSWDKTLKLWNLHSGQVIANFSGDGSIRCCALSPDGQTIIAGESSGRIHFLRPVGLEPNP
- a CDS encoding ATP-binding protein, whose amino-acid sequence is MNTASLLAATPREFHAHLRQVLNQFQPRPQVSAAFERFCTRHPRGYFTLIGPPGTGKTALLAHMATTRPLVIYYSAQLPGKAQADTFLHTLCTQLAQIARTHGIPVPDSPRADSSQFAHLLQTLSDHLPPQDKLILALDGCDLIDLRHQPPGTNLFYLPRYLPHRVYVILARRPFLPSQSRILTESPQQRLHLLDDADSTRQAIRAYIDAYFNTHSLPNNPQLYDDLVRLSENNFMFLSQILPSLPQISHPFQPSPPGLVTYYEQHLTQMNLTSSSLKPALLQHLATASDACSAEALATALDEDEYDIETILQEWTPFLQVEEAASEPVYRLYHRHFAQWIGVGRWGDGEMGEWGD
- a CDS encoding Crp/Fnr family transcriptional regulator, translated to MLDLNERLAIVRQVPIFQEIENEEILEHLNAALLELWYPSGHLILDEGRKGGLLYILLSGKVEVVKDRAVLAQLGKGDFFGEMSIFNAAPLSASVRAVDECEVLLLTQQQLYEAIEVSPGVAVYIIRILCRRVNQMNQALSEFQQAQKS
- a CDS encoding transaldolase family protein, with translation MAIYLDSASISDAQTAIQWGWVKGITTNPTLLAKSDSSPEETLTQLAAIAPYELFYQLTASTYEGMLAEAERAYEMIGEKTVLKIPATAIGFQATAKLSPQMNCSVTAIYSAAQAAIAQDAGAKYAIAYVNRATRLLGDGLALVQAMAQVLQGSNTQILAASLKSPDEAASALQAGANVITVPLNLLQEMTTHPLSEQTVVEFNQNGRGMVD